The stretch of DNA TGCGCGACCTCAACCGCTACATCGCGGAGAGTGCCCCGTGGACGCTGGCGAAGTCGGAGGACACCCAGCGGCGGCTCGACACCGTGCTGTACACCGCCGCCGAGGGCCTGCGGGTGGCGAGCGTGGCGCTGGAAGCGGTGATTCCTGCCAAGGCGCAGGAACTCCGGGTGCAACTCGGGCTGGCGGGGCAGAGCTATCCGCTCGCGTCGGCCTGGGGCCTGATTCCGGCTGGGACCCAGGTGCCGGGTGGCCCGGTCCTCTTTCCCAAGCCGGAACCCAAGGCGGACACGGCCCCCACCCCTCCCCCCTCCAAACCCAAGAAAGAGAAAAAGGCCATGACCCAGACCCCCAAGACGCAGACCCCCGAAACGATGCCCGCCCCGCAGCCCGCCGCCCAGCCCACCGAGACGGCCGCGCCCACCGAGCCCCTGATCTCCATCGACGATTTCGCGCGGGTGGACCTCCGCATCGCGGAAGTCATGGAGGCCGAGGCGGTCCCCAAGGCCGACAAGCTGCTCAAGCTGACGGTGAAGATGGGCGAGGAAACGCGCACCGTGGTCAGCGGCATCCGCCAGTGGTTCGCACCGGAAGACCTGGTGGGCCGCCGGGTCATTCTGGTCGCCAACCTCAAGCCCGCCAAGCTGCGCGGCATCGAGTCGCAGGGCATGATCCTCGCCGCCGAGGACGAGCACGGGAACCTCGATCTGGTGGGCACGCGGCTGGAATTGCCGAGCGGCACGAAGGTGAGGTAAGCGGCCAGCTTCCAGCCGGGAGGGGCAGGGGCGCGAGCCTGCTGCCCCTCTGCCTTGCTCCCCACGCCCTAGACTGCCCGCATGTTCGTGATCGTCTCCGGCCTGTCGGGAAGTGGCAAAAGCACGGCGCTGCGGACGCTGGAGGACGCGGGCTTCTACGTCACCGACAACCTCCCGCCCGAGCTGTGGGGGGCGATGCACGACCTCGCCACCGCGCGGGGGCTGGAGCGGGTGGCGGTGAGCACCGACGCGCGGACCCGCGACTTCCTGAGTGCGCTGGAAGACAGCTACGTGCGGCTCTCGCGGCGGCGTGAGGACCTGCGGGTGCTGTTTCTGGAGGCGACCTCCGAGGTCTTGCTGCGGCGTTACAACCTCTCGCGCCGGGAACATCCGCTGGGCGAGAACCTGATGCTGGACTTCCAGCGCGAGCGCGACCTGCTCGCGCCGCTGCGGGCCATTGCAGACACCGTGATCGACACGACCAACCTCACCCCGGCGCAGCTTGCGGAGCGGGTGCTGCGGGCCTGCCGTCTGGAACAGGACTTCGACCTGCGGCTGCTGAGCTTCGGCTTCAAGCACACGCCCCCGCGTGACGCCGACCTGGTCGTGGACGTGCGCTCACTGCCCAACCCGCACTATGTCCCCGAACTGCGGCCCCGCACCGGGCTGGAGGCGGACGTGGCCGGGTACGTCTTTCAGGACGCCGAGTCCGAGCGCTTTTACGAGGAAGTGCGCGACTTCGTGCGGGCGAGTGCCGAGCGGGCGCGGGCGGCGCGGCGGCATGGGTACACGGTGGCGATCGGCTGCACCGGGGGGCAGCACCGCTCGGTGGCGGTGGCGGCGCGGCTGGCGCAGGACCTCGCGGACCTGGGGGCACAGGTCGCCGACCACCGCGACATGCGGGTGGGTGGGGAGGCATGACACCCACCCCCCGGCAAGAACGGCGCCCCAGGCCGGGCCGTGCCCGCCGCGCCCGGATGTGGCTCGCGCCGGGGCTGGGGGTCAAACGCTGGTTGGCGCTGTTCGTGGCCTGCACGCTGATCGGGGCGGTGGGCTTCCTGCACTTCACCTGGACCGGGCCGCTGCATTTCGTGGCGACGCGCTGGATTCTGTGGCTCAACGCGCTGACCTCGCCGGAGGTGATGCCCCTCTACGTGGGCGGCATGGGGGTGATGGCGCTGGCGCTGGTCGGGGCGCTGCTGAGCATCCTGATGCTCAACCGCTCCATGCTGCGCTCGACGGGCACGGCTCCAGATCAGGCGCTGGACGTGATCTATTCCACGCGCACGCTCGCCCGTGGCCCGCGCATCGTGGCGGTGGGGGGCGGCACGGGGCTGTCCAATCTGCTCAGCGGCCTCAAGGCGCACACCAGCAACATCACGGCGGTCGTGACCGTCTCGGACGACGGGGGGTCCAGCGGGCGGCTGCGCGAGTCGCTGGACATGATCGCGCCGGGCGACCTGACCGACTGCTACGCGGCGCTCTCGGACAGCCCGGTGCTTTCCAGGCTGCTGCTGCACCGCTTCGACCGGGGCGAGGGGCTGGCGGGGCACACCTTCGGGAACCTGCTGCTCGCCACGCTTTCCGAGGAACAGGGAGGCCTCCAGGACGCCATGCGCGACGTGCACGAGGTGCTGCGGGTGCGCGGGCAGGTCTTTCCGGCCACGACCACGCCCAGCACGCTGGTGGCGCGGCTCTCGGACGGGCGCGAGGTGCGCGGCGAGAGCGGGCTGGCCGCGCAGGTGGGCGAGGCGCGGGTGGAGGCGGTGCGCCTCGATCCTCCAGACCTCCCCGCGCTGCCCGCCGTGCTGGAGGCGATTCGCGAGGCCGAGCTGATCGTGCTGGGGCCGGGCAGCCTCTTTACCTCCATCCTGCCCGCACTGCTGGTGCCGGACGTGGCGCGGGCGATCCGCGAGTCGGGATCGCCCGTCGTGTATGTCGCCAGCCTGATGACCGAACCCGGCGAGACGACCGGCCTGGGGCTGGCGGAGCACGTGGGCGCGGTCACCCGCCACCTGCGCCGCACGCCCGACTGGGTGCTGGTGAACAGCACGCCGATTCCGCCCCCCGTCCGTGCCCGCTACGCCGGGGAGGGGGCCGAGGTGCTGGACCCCGGCGCGGTGGGGGGCGACCTGCGCGGGCGGCTGCGGCCCGCGCCCCTGCTGCACCCCGGCGAGCAGGCCCGGCACGACCCCGACGCGCTGGCGGAGGCGCTGGTGGCCCTGACGCCGAAGCGGATGACGCTGTAGGGAGGCCAGGAAAGGGGTTCATGGGCGGCCGTCTTGCGCGTTTCTCGCGGATGGGGACGGCGTTGCCGTCCACCCCCCACCCAGCCTCTCGCGGTGCGAGCTGTCCCAGTCCCCGCCAGGAGGAGGAACCCGAAGACCCATCTCTTTGCCTCCGTGGATTAGATGGCGTGGGGAGAGGGTCAGCAGCGCACACGGTTCTCCCTCTGCACGCGGCCTCCGGGCGGCGGGCCGGTCCTGAGCCCTGAGCTATGCTGGCGCCCGTGCTCACGCTGCTGACGGCCACCCTGCTCACGGGGACGCTGCTTTCCGTTCCCGACCCAGCCGGGGACGCGCGGGGGGACGGCGGCTACGTGCTGCCCCGGCGCCCCGCCGTGCCCGAGGCGGTCTTCGACCTCCGCTCCTTTCAGGCCGAGCCTGTGGGGAACGGGATGCGCTTCACGGTGGGGCTGGAGCGAATCGAGAATCCCTGGCAGGCACCCTCCGGCTTTTCGGCCAACGTGACCGACATCTTC from Deinococcus sp. HSC-46F16 encodes:
- the rapZ gene encoding RNase adapter RapZ, which translates into the protein MFVIVSGLSGSGKSTALRTLEDAGFYVTDNLPPELWGAMHDLATARGLERVAVSTDARTRDFLSALEDSYVRLSRRREDLRVLFLEATSEVLLRRYNLSRREHPLGENLMLDFQRERDLLAPLRAIADTVIDTTNLTPAQLAERVLRACRLEQDFDLRLLSFGFKHTPPRDADLVVDVRSLPNPHYVPELRPRTGLEADVAGYVFQDAESERFYEEVRDFVRASAERARAARRHGYTVAIGCTGGQHRSVAVAARLAQDLADLGAQVADHRDMRVGGEA
- the yvcK gene encoding uridine diphosphate-N-acetylglucosamine-binding protein YvcK, giving the protein MTPTPRQERRPRPGRARRARMWLAPGLGVKRWLALFVACTLIGAVGFLHFTWTGPLHFVATRWILWLNALTSPEVMPLYVGGMGVMALALVGALLSILMLNRSMLRSTGTAPDQALDVIYSTRTLARGPRIVAVGGGTGLSNLLSGLKAHTSNITAVVTVSDDGGSSGRLRESLDMIAPGDLTDCYAALSDSPVLSRLLLHRFDRGEGLAGHTFGNLLLATLSEEQGGLQDAMRDVHEVLRVRGQVFPATTTPSTLVARLSDGREVRGESGLAAQVGEARVEAVRLDPPDLPALPAVLEAIREAELIVLGPGSLFTSILPALLVPDVARAIRESGSPVVYVASLMTEPGETTGLGLAEHVGAVTRHLRRTPDWVLVNSTPIPPPVRARYAGEGAEVLDPGAVGGDLRGRLRPAPLLHPGEQARHDPDALAEALVALTPKRMTL